In Pectinophora gossypiella chromosome 1, ilPecGoss1.1, whole genome shotgun sequence, one genomic interval encodes:
- the LOC126366099 gene encoding tensin isoform X4 — translation MYHHGRLGSNSSTSTSSGGSDLRVSGAVELADPANAALLAQLHNSDRARFSDTSWQIHRTWARNGDPLPLSPPSARAPAPPVTTAAPQLRTDQNGIYDTITPRAVSAPATPATPLARDQSGLRSASYPGPAGGSRLDLCYVAERMLALHLPERDAHAEAQAAHMLSNKHGEHFMVFEVSSCDGSGDGRVARAVFGRARSLGWSGDLAPPLERLCAACKHIESWLAAHPKNVAILLAWGSRERLGVLVAAYMHYSAICGAPEHALDRYAMRRYLDDRVPVFHLPSNKRYIDTFAGLLAGQIRVNAAPLHLTHVSVAGTLASPATPTIAFLKIYENFVCVYTSGLYMVSGGGWTVGVGRLALRGDVVVRAYRRAAHAHPSSQSSVPRRLVFACQFHTCAVADHTLSFTKQQLDHAAHDPAFPNDGAVELVFARGEGAGGAPPAPTPAAPLRAAPDALARHDSLEHLRPLSTLTDEDPGENNGSAEGSGSGGEAGESGEAAHTFGPLDGSIYATVVRAGGGGPASPLSASMDSGISSAGRRAAPSPPDELDALLGDMLRTVSALPDAPTSQSSADRAPDIPYHARADSAPFTYGAPGLRPGMLRAPNRLASPELVRRALGGDRSYKPIEDDDDERAPTPDAVRTPLSPRTLRKLTHEDVTTTSTAATTPSPLRNGRWLNGDAEWVDRPPSSTRKALPENGTWRSNSSLGWQESTRLREPRRSESGTESSGLTWLQRQQQKLRERKEARERVARLPLEWDAPASRHVRRSASHRVDGYTSDTTAFADDDEDFSVPLHVNTRTTLRNDSISPQAPDRTSSRKFMYEKMTMREWSASSTPATTPVPGLLSLAEPSDTRIRERSESWSRESRAGTPAFPTHPRTPYPPTPTPSLSARPPRSPPVTRKEREGSPESEYRVYNGSCGSRRSSLGGSAEPHHVADDRVRFARDTSHYWYKPNISRDDAVAALQPLEEGAFIVRDSNSFPGAFGLAVRAGPAGGVRHFLVEPTAKGVRLRGCPDEPVFSSLSALVYQHTVTPLALPVPLRLPDRDPWTGGTANAAARALLATGAACHVLLLGSENTEALTGPAAVKRAVHIVLQKKAPACVVHFKVFGGGITLTDSTRKLFFRRHYPANGVSYAGLDPDERRYTYVDNGTQTEKRVFAFVARASLGADNQCHVFAELEPEQPATAIVNFVNKALLGNSQKRDII, via the exons GAGAGCGGTGAGCGCGCCTGCCACCCCCGCGACACCCCTCGCCCGGGACCAG AGTGGCTTGCGGTCGGCGAGCTACCCAGGGCCGGCAGGCGGGTCCCGGCTGGACCTGTGTTACGTGGCAGAGCGCATGCTGGCGCTGCACCTGCCTGAGAGAGACGCGCATGCCGAGGCGCAGGCTGCGCACATGCTCTCCAACAAACATGGCGAGCATTTCATG GTGTTTGAAGTAAGCAGCTGTGACGGCTCGGGTGACGGGCGTGTGGCTCGCGCGGTGTTCGGGCGCGCACGGTCCCTCGGCTGGTCGGGGGACCTCGCGCCGCCGTTAGAACGGCTCTGCGCTGCCTGCAAGCATATTGAGAGTTGGCTCGCCGCACATCCTAAGAACGTCGCTATTTTGCTTGCGTG GGGCAGTCGCGAGCGGCTCGGCGTGCTAGTGGCAGCGTACATGCACTATTCGGCGATATGCGGTGCGCCTGAGCACGCGCTCGATCGCTACGCCATGCGGCGGTACCTCGACGACCGGGTCCCCGTCTTCCATCTGCCTTCGAATAAACG ATACATCGATACATTTGCGGGTCTGCTGGCGGGTCAGATCCGCGTGAACGCGGCGCCGCTACACCTGACGCACGTCAGCGTGGCCGGCACGCTCGCCTCGCCCGCCACCCCCACTATCGCCTTCCTCAAAATCTATGAGAACTTCGTCTGCGTCTACACTTCAg GCTTATACATGGTGAGCGGTGGCGGCTGGACGGTGGGCGTGGGCCGCCTGGCGCTGCGCGGCGATGTGGTGGTGCGCGCGTACCGCCGCGCGGCGCACGCGCACCCTAGCTCGCAGTCGTCCGTGCCGCGCCGCCTCGTCTTCGCCTGTCAGTTCCACACCTGCGCCGTCGCCGACCACACGCTTTCCTTTACTAAGCAACAGCTCGACCACGCTGCGCACG ACCCGGCGTTCCCGAACGACGGCGCAGTGGAGTTGGTGTTCGCGCGCGGtgagggcgcgggcggcgcgccgccggcgccgacccccgccgcgccgctgcggGCCGCGCCCGACGCGCTCGCACGCCATGACTCGCTCGAGCACCTGCGACCGCTGTCCACGCTCACTGATGAAGACcctg GTGAAAATAACGGCAGTGCGGAGGGTTCGGGGTCCGGAGGTGAGGCCGGGGAGAGCGGGGAGGCGGCGCACACGTTCGGCCCGCTGGACGGGTCCATCTACGCGACGGTGGtgcgcgcgggcggcggcgggcccGCGTCGCCGCTCAGCGCGTCCATGGACTCCGGCATCTCGTCGGcgggccgccgcgccgcgcccagCCCGCCCGACGAGCTGGACGCGCTGCTGGGCGACATGCTGCGCACGGTGAGCGCGCTGCCGGACGCGCCCACCTCGCAGTCGAGCGCCGACCGCGCGCCTGACATACCGTATCACGCGCGCGCTGACTCCGCGCCTTTCACGTACGGCGCCCCGGGACTGCGGCCGGGCATGCTGCGCGCGCCCAACCGCCTCGCCAGCCCTGAGCTGGTGCGGCGCGCGCTGGGTGGCGATCGCTCCTACAAGCCCATCGAGGACGACGACGACGAGCGCGCACCCACCCCCGACGCCGTCCGCACCCCGCTCTCCCCGCGCACCCTGCGCAAGCTCACACACGAGGATGTCACCACCACTTCCACCGCCGCAACGACGCCCTCACCTCTCAGAAATGGAAG ATGGTTAAACGGTGACGCGGAGTGGGTGGACCGGCCACCTAGCAGCACCAGAAAAGCATTGCCCGAAAATGGGACTTGGCGGTCAAACAGCAGTTTGGGGTGGCAAGAGAGTACCCGGTTACGAGAGCCGAGGAGGTCAGAGAGTGGCACTGAGAGCTCCGGGCTGACGTGGCTGCAGCGACAACAACAGAAGCTGCGGGAGAGGAAGGAGGCAAGAGAGAGGGTCGCGAGGCTTCCATTAGAGTGGGACGCCCCTGCTTCCCGACACGTCAGACGCTCTGCCAGCCATCG TGTGGATGGCTACACGAGCGACACAACAGCGTTCGCGGACGACGATGAGGACTTCAGCGTGCCACTGCATGTCAACACGAGGACCACGCTTAGAAATGACAGCATCAGCCCACAAGCTCCCGACAG GACATCCTCGAGGAAATTCATGTACGAGAAGATGACAATGCGCGAGTGGAGCGCCAGCAGCACCCCCGCCACCACGCCGGTGCCAGGCCTGCTGTCGCTGGCCGAGCCCTCAGACACTCGA ATCCGCGAGCGATCGGAGAGCTGGTCGCGCGAGTCCCGTGCGGGCACGCCGGCGTTCCCCACGCACCCGCGCACGCCCTACCCGCCCACGCCTACGCCCTCGCTCagcgcgcgcccgccgcgctCGCCGCCCGTCACCAG AAAAGAGCGCGAAGGTAGCCCCGAGTCGGAGTACCGCGTGTACAACGGCAGCTGCGGCTCGCGGCGCTCCAGTCTTGGCGGCAGCGCGGAGCCCCACCACGTGGCCGACGACCGCGTGCGGTTCGCCAGAGACACCAGTCACTACTGGTACAAGCCCAACATCTCCAGAGACGATG CGGTAGCAGCACTCCAGCCTTTAGAAGAGGGCGCGTTTATCGTGCGTGATTCCAACTCGTTCCCGGGAGCTTTCGGGCTGGCGGTGCGCGCAGGCCCCGCCGGCGGAGTGCGACACTTCCTCGTGGAGCCCACGGCTAAAGGAGTGAGACTGCGAGGCTGCCCCGACGAGCCTGTTTTCAGCTCGCTGTCGGCCCTCGTCTACCAGCATACCGTAACGCCGCTCGCTCTGCCCGTGCCTTTGAGGCTGCCTGACAG GGATCCGTGGACGGGTGGCACTGCGAATGCAGCGGCGCGTGCGCTGCTCGCGACGGGTGCTGCGTGCCACGTGCTGTTGCTCGGGTCTGAGAACACAGAGGCATTGACCGGGCCTGCGGCTGTGAAGAGGGCCGTACATATTGTCTTGCAGAAGAAG GCTCCTGCCTGCGTGGTGCACTTCAAAGTGTTCGGCGGCGGCATCACACTGACGGACTCCACACGGAAGCTGTTCTTCAGGCGGCACTACCCCGCCAACGGGGTCTCTTATGCAGGGCTCGATCCTGATGAACGACGGTACACTTACGTCGACAATGGCACGCAAACTGAGAA ACGAGTGTTCGCGTTTGTGGCGCGCGCGTCATTGGGCGCTGATAACCAGTGCCACGTGTTCGCGGAGCTGGAGCCCGAGCAGCCCGCCACCGCCATCGTCAACTTCGTCAACAAG GCTCTACTAGGCAATTCCCAGAAACGGGACATCATTTGA
- the LOC126366099 gene encoding tensin isoform X5 produces the protein MKLFKRRLSLSGDKQKRVSHTDDPFEHEDRARFSDTSWQIHRTWARNGDPLPLSPPSARAPAPPVTTAAPQLRTDQNGIYDTITPRAVSAPATPATPLARDQSGLRSASYPGPAGGSRLDLCYVAERMLALHLPERDAHAEAQAAHMLSNKHGEHFMVFEVSSCDGSGDGRVARAVFGRARSLGWSGDLAPPLERLCAACKHIESWLAAHPKNVAILLAWGSRERLGVLVAAYMHYSAICGAPEHALDRYAMRRYLDDRVPVFHLPSNKRYIDTFAGLLAGQIRVNAAPLHLTHVSVAGTLASPATPTIAFLKIYENFVCVYTSGLYMVSGGGWTVGVGRLALRGDVVVRAYRRAAHAHPSSQSSVPRRLVFACQFHTCAVADHTLSFTKQQLDHAAHDPAFPNDGAVELVFARGEGAGGAPPAPTPAAPLRAAPDALARHDSLEHLRPLSTLTDEDPGENNGSAEGSGSGGEAGESGEAAHTFGPLDGSIYATVVRAGGGGPASPLSASMDSGISSAGRRAAPSPPDELDALLGDMLRTVSALPDAPTSQSSADRAPDIPYHARADSAPFTYGAPGLRPGMLRAPNRLASPELVRRALGGDRSYKPIEDDDDERAPTPDAVRTPLSPRTLRKLTHEDVTTTSTAATTPSPLRNGRWLNGDAEWVDRPPSSTRKALPENGTWRSNSSLGWQESTRLREPRRSESGTESSGLTWLQRQQQKLRERKEARERVARLPLEWDAPASRHVRRSASHRVDGYTSDTTAFADDDEDFSVPLHVNTRTTLRNDSISPQAPDRTSSRKFMYEKMTMREWSASSTPATTPVPGLLSLAEPSDTRIRERSESWSRESRAGTPAFPTHPRTPYPPTPTPSLSARPPRSPPVTRKEREGSPESEYRVYNGSCGSRRSSLGGSAEPHHVADDRVRFARDTSHYWYKPNISRDDAVAALQPLEEGAFIVRDSNSFPGAFGLAVRAGPAGGVRHFLVEPTAKGVRLRGCPDEPVFSSLSALVYQHTVTPLALPVPLRLPDRDPWTGGTANAAARALLATGAACHVLLLGSENTEALTGPAAVKRAVHIVLQKKAPACVVHFKVFGGGITLTDSTRKLFFRRHYPANGVSYAGLDPDERRYTYVDNGTQTEKRVFAFVARASLGADNQCHVFAELEPEQPATAIVNFVNKALLGNSQKRDII, from the exons GAGAGCGGTGAGCGCGCCTGCCACCCCCGCGACACCCCTCGCCCGGGACCAG AGTGGCTTGCGGTCGGCGAGCTACCCAGGGCCGGCAGGCGGGTCCCGGCTGGACCTGTGTTACGTGGCAGAGCGCATGCTGGCGCTGCACCTGCCTGAGAGAGACGCGCATGCCGAGGCGCAGGCTGCGCACATGCTCTCCAACAAACATGGCGAGCATTTCATG GTGTTTGAAGTAAGCAGCTGTGACGGCTCGGGTGACGGGCGTGTGGCTCGCGCGGTGTTCGGGCGCGCACGGTCCCTCGGCTGGTCGGGGGACCTCGCGCCGCCGTTAGAACGGCTCTGCGCTGCCTGCAAGCATATTGAGAGTTGGCTCGCCGCACATCCTAAGAACGTCGCTATTTTGCTTGCGTG GGGCAGTCGCGAGCGGCTCGGCGTGCTAGTGGCAGCGTACATGCACTATTCGGCGATATGCGGTGCGCCTGAGCACGCGCTCGATCGCTACGCCATGCGGCGGTACCTCGACGACCGGGTCCCCGTCTTCCATCTGCCTTCGAATAAACG ATACATCGATACATTTGCGGGTCTGCTGGCGGGTCAGATCCGCGTGAACGCGGCGCCGCTACACCTGACGCACGTCAGCGTGGCCGGCACGCTCGCCTCGCCCGCCACCCCCACTATCGCCTTCCTCAAAATCTATGAGAACTTCGTCTGCGTCTACACTTCAg GCTTATACATGGTGAGCGGTGGCGGCTGGACGGTGGGCGTGGGCCGCCTGGCGCTGCGCGGCGATGTGGTGGTGCGCGCGTACCGCCGCGCGGCGCACGCGCACCCTAGCTCGCAGTCGTCCGTGCCGCGCCGCCTCGTCTTCGCCTGTCAGTTCCACACCTGCGCCGTCGCCGACCACACGCTTTCCTTTACTAAGCAACAGCTCGACCACGCTGCGCACG ACCCGGCGTTCCCGAACGACGGCGCAGTGGAGTTGGTGTTCGCGCGCGGtgagggcgcgggcggcgcgccgccggcgccgacccccgccgcgccgctgcggGCCGCGCCCGACGCGCTCGCACGCCATGACTCGCTCGAGCACCTGCGACCGCTGTCCACGCTCACTGATGAAGACcctg GTGAAAATAACGGCAGTGCGGAGGGTTCGGGGTCCGGAGGTGAGGCCGGGGAGAGCGGGGAGGCGGCGCACACGTTCGGCCCGCTGGACGGGTCCATCTACGCGACGGTGGtgcgcgcgggcggcggcgggcccGCGTCGCCGCTCAGCGCGTCCATGGACTCCGGCATCTCGTCGGcgggccgccgcgccgcgcccagCCCGCCCGACGAGCTGGACGCGCTGCTGGGCGACATGCTGCGCACGGTGAGCGCGCTGCCGGACGCGCCCACCTCGCAGTCGAGCGCCGACCGCGCGCCTGACATACCGTATCACGCGCGCGCTGACTCCGCGCCTTTCACGTACGGCGCCCCGGGACTGCGGCCGGGCATGCTGCGCGCGCCCAACCGCCTCGCCAGCCCTGAGCTGGTGCGGCGCGCGCTGGGTGGCGATCGCTCCTACAAGCCCATCGAGGACGACGACGACGAGCGCGCACCCACCCCCGACGCCGTCCGCACCCCGCTCTCCCCGCGCACCCTGCGCAAGCTCACACACGAGGATGTCACCACCACTTCCACCGCCGCAACGACGCCCTCACCTCTCAGAAATGGAAG ATGGTTAAACGGTGACGCGGAGTGGGTGGACCGGCCACCTAGCAGCACCAGAAAAGCATTGCCCGAAAATGGGACTTGGCGGTCAAACAGCAGTTTGGGGTGGCAAGAGAGTACCCGGTTACGAGAGCCGAGGAGGTCAGAGAGTGGCACTGAGAGCTCCGGGCTGACGTGGCTGCAGCGACAACAACAGAAGCTGCGGGAGAGGAAGGAGGCAAGAGAGAGGGTCGCGAGGCTTCCATTAGAGTGGGACGCCCCTGCTTCCCGACACGTCAGACGCTCTGCCAGCCATCG TGTGGATGGCTACACGAGCGACACAACAGCGTTCGCGGACGACGATGAGGACTTCAGCGTGCCACTGCATGTCAACACGAGGACCACGCTTAGAAATGACAGCATCAGCCCACAAGCTCCCGACAG GACATCCTCGAGGAAATTCATGTACGAGAAGATGACAATGCGCGAGTGGAGCGCCAGCAGCACCCCCGCCACCACGCCGGTGCCAGGCCTGCTGTCGCTGGCCGAGCCCTCAGACACTCGA ATCCGCGAGCGATCGGAGAGCTGGTCGCGCGAGTCCCGTGCGGGCACGCCGGCGTTCCCCACGCACCCGCGCACGCCCTACCCGCCCACGCCTACGCCCTCGCTCagcgcgcgcccgccgcgctCGCCGCCCGTCACCAG AAAAGAGCGCGAAGGTAGCCCCGAGTCGGAGTACCGCGTGTACAACGGCAGCTGCGGCTCGCGGCGCTCCAGTCTTGGCGGCAGCGCGGAGCCCCACCACGTGGCCGACGACCGCGTGCGGTTCGCCAGAGACACCAGTCACTACTGGTACAAGCCCAACATCTCCAGAGACGATG CGGTAGCAGCACTCCAGCCTTTAGAAGAGGGCGCGTTTATCGTGCGTGATTCCAACTCGTTCCCGGGAGCTTTCGGGCTGGCGGTGCGCGCAGGCCCCGCCGGCGGAGTGCGACACTTCCTCGTGGAGCCCACGGCTAAAGGAGTGAGACTGCGAGGCTGCCCCGACGAGCCTGTTTTCAGCTCGCTGTCGGCCCTCGTCTACCAGCATACCGTAACGCCGCTCGCTCTGCCCGTGCCTTTGAGGCTGCCTGACAG GGATCCGTGGACGGGTGGCACTGCGAATGCAGCGGCGCGTGCGCTGCTCGCGACGGGTGCTGCGTGCCACGTGCTGTTGCTCGGGTCTGAGAACACAGAGGCATTGACCGGGCCTGCGGCTGTGAAGAGGGCCGTACATATTGTCTTGCAGAAGAAG GCTCCTGCCTGCGTGGTGCACTTCAAAGTGTTCGGCGGCGGCATCACACTGACGGACTCCACACGGAAGCTGTTCTTCAGGCGGCACTACCCCGCCAACGGGGTCTCTTATGCAGGGCTCGATCCTGATGAACGACGGTACACTTACGTCGACAATGGCACGCAAACTGAGAA ACGAGTGTTCGCGTTTGTGGCGCGCGCGTCATTGGGCGCTGATAACCAGTGCCACGTGTTCGCGGAGCTGGAGCCCGAGCAGCCCGCCACCGCCATCGTCAACTTCGTCAACAAG GCTCTACTAGGCAATTCCCAGAAACGGGACATCATTTGA